The genomic interval GGTGACGCCGCCCCGGTTGATGCCGCGGACGATCTCGACCGCCTCGCGCGCCTCGGTCGGGGTCAGTCCGGAGAGCACCTCGTCGAGGAGGAGCAGCTTCGGCTCGGTGGCCAGCGCCCGCCCCATCTCCAGCCGCTTCTTCCAGGCGGCGGTGAGCGACGCGGCCGGCGAGTCGAGCACCGGACCGAGCCCGGTCAGCTCGGCGACCTCGCCGGCCCGGCGCCGGGCGTCCCGCAGCCGGGGATGCCGGGCGAAGGCGGCCGTGGTGAGGTTGTCCAGCACGCTCATCGAGCCGAACACCCGCATCAGCTGGAAGGTCCGCCCCACCCCGGCCCGGGCGGCGCGGTGCGGCGGCCAGCCGGTGACGTCCCGGCCGTCGAACTCCAACCGGCCCGAGGTGGGCCGCTGGGCGCCGGCCACCATCGAGAAGAGCGTGCTCTTGCCGGCGCCGTTCGGCCCGATCAGCCCGACGATCGCGCCCTGCGCCACCTCGAAGCTGACGTCGCGGTTGGCCCAGAGGCCGCCGAACCGGCAGGAGAGGTTGTCGATCCTCAGCAGCGTTCCGGTCATGGCGCCTCCTCGCGCGCGGTCATGCCTTCACCTCAGCAGATCCGGCCGGCTCCGCACCGGCTTTCCCGCCAGGGGTACGGCGCAGCCGCCGGCCGACCGGCGCCCAGAGCCGCTGCCCGATGGCGAGCAGGCCGCCCGGCTCGGTGATCGAGACGAGCACGATCAGCGCGCCGTAGAGCAGCAGGTCGATCGAGCGGCCGCTGCCGGAGAACTCCTGCCGGGTGACGTCCTGGACGAAGACCAGTACCCAGGCGCCGAGCAGCGGCCCCCAGAACCGGCCGACCCCGCCGAGCACCGCCATCAGGGTGAACGACACCGACAGGTCCAGGCCGAGCCCGGAGGGCGGGTCGACGAAGAGGACGTACATCACGTAGTAGCCGCCGGCCAGCGCGGTGATCGCGCCGGAGAGCGCGGCGGCGGCGAGCTTGTAGCGGTGTACGTCGATTCCGACCGCCGCCGCGGCCTCCTGGTCGTCCCGGATCGCCCGGACGTAGTTGCCGGCCCGGCCGCGCAGGAAGAGCCAGACCGCCAGGGCGGCGAGGCAGAAGAAGCCGAGCGCCACGTAGTAGTACGGTCGCTTGTCCAGCAGCGAGAACTGGAGGTTGGCCAGCGAGGACTCGACGACCGGCAACTCCCAGCCGTTCGCCTGGCCGAGCCCGGGCAGGTTGGTGACCAGGATGAAGACGATCTCGGCGACCGCGATGGTGGCGATGGAGTAGTAGTGGTGCCGCAGCCGGAAGCAGGGCCAGCCGACGGCGGCGGCGAGCAGCGCGGCCAGCGGCAGCGAGAGCCCGATCGCCAGCCACGGCGACCAGCCCTGCCGGACCAGCAGCGCGGTGGTGTAGGCGCCGGTGCCGAAATAGAGCGCGTGCCCGAAGGAGATCTGCCCGGTGTAGCCGCCGAGCAGGTTCCAACCGGTCGCCGCGATCCCGAAGGTCAACGCCAGGATGCCGATGTTGTGTGCCGCCGAGTCCGCGAAGACCAGCGGGTACGCGGCCAGCACCGCCAGGATCAGCACGGCGGTACCCCAGGCCGGCAGCCGCCGGGCCGGTGAGGTGCCGAGCCGGGTCGGCGAGGGCCGGCGCAGTACGGTCGGGGCGCTCATCGTCCCCCCTCGATCGGATTGGTCATCTGGTCCCCAGCAGTCCCTGCGGCCGTACCAGCACGACCACCAGATAGAGGGCGAGTGCGGCGGCGAGGGTGTAGCTCGGGGCGTAGAGCCCGACGACGCCCTGGGCGACTCCGACGAGCAGTCCGGCCAGGGCCGCCCCGGTGATGCTGCCGAAGCCGCCGAACGCGACCACCACGAAGGCCATCAGCACGAAACTCACCCCGGCGGTCGGTGAGGCGGAGTAGGAGTTCATCAGCAGCGCTCCGGCGACGCCGGTGGCCAGGCCGGCGATCACCCAGCAGAGGGCGTACATCCTGCGCGGGTCGATGCCCATCAGCGAGGCCGCCGCCGGGTCCTCCCCGGCGGCCCGTACGGCGCCGCCGAGCCGGGTCCGATTCATGAAGTACGCGACCGCGCCGGTGGCGAGCAGCGCGCCGACGGCCATGATGACCTGTGGCCCGCCGATCACCACCGGGCCGATCTCCCAGCGCAGCCCGGCGGCCCAGGGCCGGGGTACGGTCCGGGTGTTCGGGGTCCAGAGGAACTGGGCCAGTCCGCGCAGGAAGACCTGTAGTCCGAAGGTGACGATCACCTGGGCCAGCGGGGACTTGCCGAGCACCCGGCCGACCGCGCCGAAGTACATCAGCGCGCCGGTGAGCGCGATCGAGACCCCGGCGAGCGGGATGGAGAGCAGCGGGTCGAGGCCGAGCAGCGACCAGGCGAAGAACGAGGTGTACATGCCGAGCATGACCATCTCGCCGTGCGCGAAGTTGATCACGTCCATCACGCCGTAGATGAGGGTCAGGCCGACCGCGACCAGCGCGAAGACCGCGCCGATCAGCAGCCCGTTGACCACGGACTGGAGCAGGTCGGTCATGGCGCCGACCCCCTCGGCCGCCCGCCGGTCCGCCGGCTCACCGCTGTGCCTGGTTCATCGGCCAGATCGGCTGGACCGAGGAGAGGTCGGCCGGGAAGACCACCCGGTACTTCCCCTCGATCATCTGCTCGACCACCCCGGCGGCACCGGTGTTCTGGCCCTTGTCGTCGAACGTGATCCCGGTCCACGGCATGATCGTCTTCTCGCCGGGGACGTTCAGCCCGCGCAGCGCGTCGCGGATCTTCGCCGGCTCGACCGACCTGGCGGTGTCGATCGCTTGCGCCAGCGTCAGTACGGCGGTGAAGGCCCGCGCGGAGTTCTCGGTCATCGGGGCGCCGTACCGCTGCTGGAACAGGTCCGCCACGGTCTTGGCCGCCGGCCGCTTCTCGGCGATCTCGCCGGACCAGGCCGCCCGGGTGGAGGCGCCGTTGGCGAGCGCGCCGAGCCCGGTGGCGAAGGCCGGGTCGGCGAATCCGGTGCCGTAGGCGAGCAGCGCCGGCGGGTAGTAGTCCAACTGGTCGAGCGTCTTCATCAGCTTGATCGCCGCGTCGGTGTAGGCGAGCACGAAGAGCACGTCCGGGTTCCTGCTCCGCACCTGCGCCACCTGGGAGCCGAGGTCGGCGGCGGTGGGGTCGAAGCCGACGTTGACGGTGACCGGCAGCCCGGCCTCGGCGGCGACCTTCTCGGTCACCCCGGCGCCGTCGTTGCCGAACTGGTCGTTGCTGTGGAAGACGCCGACCGAACGGATCTGGGCGCCGGCCGCCTGCCGGGCCTTCAGGTAGTCGAACATCGACCGGGCGAAGGTCTCGTCGGTCGGCCCGGTCCGGAAGAACCACTTCAGGCCCCGCTCGGTGAGCGCCACCGACGAGGACGCCTCGTTGACGAAGGGTACGCCGAGCCGCTCGGCCCGCTGGCTGGCGGTCAGCGTCACCCCGGACTGGTACGAGCCGATCACCGCGGCGACCTTCTCGCCGGTGACCAGCCGGTCGACCTCACCGGCACCGACCTCGGGCTTGCCCTGGGTGTCGCCGGTGATCAGCTTCACCGGTGCGCCGCCCAGCCCGGGCAGTCCCTTGCCGGGCCCGAGCGGCAGGTCCAGCCCGGGATGGTCGTTGTTGACGACGTCCACGGCGAGTTCGGCACCGTGCAGTACGTCGGTGCCCTGGGTGGCGTTGGGGCCGCTGAGCGGCCAGAGACCGGCGAGCTTGACCTCGTCGGTGGCACCGGCGCCGTCGGATCCGCCACAGCCGGCGAGCGCGGCGGCGAGGACGAGAGCGGCCGCGCCGCTGGTGATCCTGCGCATGGTCGAGCCTTTCTGGAGACGATGGCGAAGGCCCGGCGCCGTCCCGCTCGGGGCGCGCAACGGGGTCTTCGGGAGGCAGGTGTGCGGCCGGGCCCGGGGGTTGCCGGCACCCCGGGCCCGGCCGACGACTCAGGAGACGGCCGCGCCCGCGGCCTTCACCAGGGCGACGGTCTGTTCGATGGTCTGCGCGCGGTCGGACGCGAACGGCGGGTCGATGATGTCCAGCGGGTTCTGCGGGTAGACGAGCGAGGAGATGTGCAGGTGTCCGCCGGGGACGTCGGTGGCGCCGAGGGCGAGCCGGAGCCGGTTCGACCGGTACATGCTCTCGTTGGAGAGGTAGTTCCCGCCGCCGCCGGCCTGGGCCTGGGCGCCCGGGGAGGGACCGTTGTCGTGGCAGGAGACCTTGGTCGGGTCCGGCCGGGTGTTGCCGGTCCACTCGCAGATCCGCGGGTTGAGCGCCGTCGGCCAGGGCGTCGTGCCGGCGTCGATCATCGGCTGGTACGGCAGGGTCGTCTCGATGAACTCCGGGTTGCTGGCCGGCTGCGGCCAGTTCGTCACCTGCGGGACGAGTTCCGGCGTGCCCTCGTTGTTGTTGTCCGGGCTGCCGCCGCGCCAGGCGCCGGCCCACTGCTCGATGGCCATCCGGGCCCGGCCGCCCTGGCTGATCGTCATGATCAGGTCGGCGCGTTCCCGGCTGTTCCGGGTCAGGTGCGGTCCGAAGGCGTCCTCGACGTAGCCGAGGTCGAAGCCGCTCCAGGTGACCGGCAGCGAGACCGCCTGGATCTGCACCAGCCGGTCGCCGACCCGGTACTCCTGCCCGTCCAGTTGCAGCGCGGACGCGCCGGACGGGTTGGAGCGGCGGATCTCCCCGTTGAGCTGGTACGGGTCGAAGCCGCTGACCAGCACCCGGGTCACCGAACGGCTGGTGGAGAAGTCAGTGGAGGAGATGCCCCGGGAGGCGTACTCGAAGGTCTTCAGCAGGGCGGCCCGGGCGGTGTCGGTGAGCCGGAACCGGGGTGTCCACTGTCGAAGGTCACGGGTGGCGGTGAGCCGCGACCAGTAGAGCGGGCGGTCGTCGTACCGCTCGATGCTGCCCATCCAGCGCTTGCCCTGGGCCCGTTCGACGGCGGTACGCCACAGTTCGGCGCCACGGGACCGGAGCAGCTTGTCGGCCTGGCCGACCGACCGTGCCCCGCACAGCTCGGCGGTGAACCGGGTGACGAACGGGGTGAAGCCGCCGACCTCGATCAGCGTGCTCGGCACCTGCACCCCGCCCGGCTGGGCCGGGGTGTCGATCCGGGTCTCCTCGTACGTCGTCGGGAGGGTGCGGTCGTAGCACTCCCCCGCCGGTCCGGCCGCCCCGGCCGGCTGCGCCACGGCGGTGCCCGGCATCACCAGCAGGGCGGCACCGATGCTGGTGGCGGTGAGCAGCTTCAGCCGGCCGCGTACACTCTCAGTCAACTTCTGCACATCCAAGGTGATCTTCGACCTTTCCTCGACAGCGCGCCGCTTCCGCGTCTTTGGCCAACCAACCGGAAGGCGGAGCCGGCGCGTCACTGGGGTTGGGAGCGGCCGCCCGAGGCATCGGGTGGCCGCCGTTGAGGTGCGGGAGCCCGGTGACCGTCGGTCGGGTGGCAGCCCGGCCACGGTCACCGGTCCGGCGGTGGTGCCGGTGGTTTCCGGAGGATCAGACGAACGAGGCGAGGCTGACGCCCGCCTCCTGTAGCGCGGTGTGCACCTGGCGGGCCAGCTGCACGGCGCCCGGGGTGTCGCCGTGCACGCAGATCGATCGGGCGCGTACCGAGACCGGGGCCCCGTCGACGGCGGCCACCTGCCCGGTGGTGGCCATCTTCACGCAGCGCCGGGCGACCGCGTCCGGATCGGTGACCAGCGCACCGGGACTGCCGCGTTTCGCCAGGCTGCCGTCGGACCGGTAGCCGCGGTCGGCGAACGCCTCCCGGACGGCCTTCAGTCCCACCTCGGCGGCCTGGCGAAGCAGTTGTGAACCGGGCAGGCCGAGGATCGGCAGGCTCGGGTCGTACGCGGAGACGGCCGTGACCACGGCGGCGGCCTGCGCCTGGTCGGTCACGGTGCGGTTGTAGAGCGCGCCGTGCGGCTTGACGTACCGGACCCGGCCGCCCTCGCTGCGGGCGATCCCGTCGAGCGCGGCGAGTTGGTAGAGCACGTCGTCGGAGAGCCGGTCGGGTTCCATGTCGATGGCCCGGCGACCGAAGCCGGCCAGGTCGCGGTAGCCGACGTGGGCGCCGATGGAGACGTCCCGGCTGATCGCCTCGGCGCAGACCCGGCGCATGATCGTCGGATCGCCACCGTGGAAGCCGCAGGCGACGTTCGCGCTGGTCACGACGGAGAGCAGTGCCATGTCGTCGCCCAGCTCCCAGACGCCGAAGCCCTCGCCGAGGTCACTGTTGAGATCGAGGATCACCGACATCGCACCTCCTGCGGGACGTGGTGTACGTCGTGAGTTCAGGTTGGCAGACTGTTGAACAATCCGTCAATGGTCATGTTGACTTGTAACTTCGTCGTAGCATGGACCTTCTCTCGATTGTGGGCCCGACGGTATGAAGGACAATGACCGCGTGACGTGGCTGGCGAAGCTGCAGGACGACCGCTCGTTGATCACCCGGGCGAGCACCGCGCAGCGGGTGGCGGAGATACTGCGGGCGCGGATCACCGAGGGAGCCCTGCTACCGGGCACCCGGCTCTCCGAGGAGATGATCGGGGCGGCGCTCGGGGTCTCCCGCAACACCCTGCGGGAGTCGTTCCGGCTGCTGATGCACGAGCGGCTCGTCGTGCACGAACTCAACCGGGGGGTCTTCGTCCGGGTGCTCGACGTGCAGGACGTGGTGGACATCTACCGGGTCCGCCGGGTGCTGGAGTGTGCGGCCGTCAGCAACGCCCGCAACAGCCCCGCCGAGGCGATGGACGCGATCGAGGCCGCGCTGGTGGAGGGCGAACAGGCGGCGGCGCAGCAGCGGTGGTTCGACGTCGGCACCGCCAACATGCAGTTCCACCAGGCGATCGCCGGCCTGGCCGGCAGCCCCCGGATCGAGGAGATCATGCGGCAGGCGCTGGCCGAGATCCGGCTGGCGTTCCACGTGATGGCCGCGCCGCAGACCTTCCACCAGCCCTATCTGGACCGGCACCGGGAGCTGCTGGAGCTGATCCGGGGCGGTGAGGTGGAACGGGCGCACGCGGTACTCGACGACTACCTGCGGACCGCGGAGCGGCAACTCGTCGACGCGTACGTCGACGGGGTGCCGGAGAGCGTGGCCGCACGCCGCTGACGGGGTGCGGGACGTCGGCGACCGGCCGTCAGACGACGGTGTGCAGGGCGTACACCCCGTTGTCGGTGCCGACTCCGGCCGCGCCGCCGAGGGCGGACCAGGCGCTGCCGTTCCAGGCGGCGACGTGGTTCACCGCCACCCCGCCGGCCCGGACGAAGAAGCCACCGGCGACGAGTCGTCCGCCCTGCACGGCCAGCGCGAGCACGATGTCCTCGGTGCCACCGCCCAGCGCGGCCCACCGGGACCCGTCCCACCGGGCGACGTAGTTCGCCGCCGCGCCGCCCGCCTGGGTGAAGGTGCCGCCGACGACCAGCTCCGCGCCGAAGACGGTCAGCGCCCGCCCCTCGGCGTTGAGCCCGGCACCGAGGGCGACCCAGGCGCTGCCGGTCCACTCGGCCACGTAGTTCGCGGCGGTGCCGCCGGCCTGGGTGAACCCGCCCGTGGCGACCAGCGCGCCGTCCTGCACGGCCAGCGCCAGCACGTCGCCGTTGAAGCCGGTGCCGAGGGTCGACCACGCACCGCCGCTCCACCGGGCGATTCCGTTCGCCGCCGTGCCGCCGGCCTGGCTGAAGCCGCCGCCGACGATCAGCGCGCCGTCGTGCACGGCCAGGTCCCAGACCGAGGGTACGTCCACACCGGCGCCACCGGGCCCGGCCAGTGCCCGCCATTCGGCGCCGTCCCACCGGGCGATGTGGTTGACGGTGACCCCGCCGGCCCGGAGGAACTGCCCGCCGACGATCAGGTCCCCGTCGAAGACGGTCAGCGCGTCGACGAAGTCGAGCGAGTTGGTCATCACTCCGGTGCCGGAGGAGCCGGTCAACGCCGCCCAGCCGGTGCCGTCCCAGCGGGCGATGCCGTTCACCCGTACCCCACCGGCGGTGAGGAAGCTGCCGCCGGCGATCAGGTCGCCCTCGTAGACGACCAGTGCGGTGACCGAACCGTCCGGTCCGGCGCCCGATCCGCCGCCCGGGCGTGACCAGGCGGAGCCGTTCCAGGTGGCGAGGTGGTCGACGGCGGCGCCACCGGCCCGGGTGAAGGTGCCGCCGGCGTAGAGGCCGGGAGCGGCGGCCGCCCGGGTGTCGGTGGCCGTCCAGCCGAAGCCGGAGGTGCGCCGGAGCGCGTCGAGGTCCCGGGTCGAGGCGTGCAGCACCCTTCCGGCGGCGTCCCGGACCCACAGCCGGAGGGCGCCGGCCGCCTCGGCGGGCAGCGGCAGCGCGACCAGGTTCGCCCCGGTGTCGAGCCGCCGGCCGGCGACCAGCGGAGTGTCCCGCCCGGCGTCGTGCAGGGAGACGGTCAACGCCGCGCTCGGGTGGCCCGGCCAGCGGACGGCGAGTTGCGGGGTCTCGACCTCGCCGACGGCGGGCAGCAGCGTCGCGTACAGCGTGTCACCGGTGGCGGCGGAGCTGGGTGGTGCCGACTCCTCGGCGGCGGAGACCGGCTGGTGCGGCGCGAGGCTCCAGGCGCAGACCGCCGCCAGTGCGATCACGGAGAGTCCCCGCCGTAGGGTGGATGTGCCGAATCCGGACATGCGCGCTCCCTCCGCCGGGCCCGCCCAAACCGGTCGGATCCTGCCAGGGAAAATACACCAGCATCAATGTCTGGGCAATTCGGCGAGCACCGGACGGGCGCTCGGCTCGGGGGCGACGGGTGGGGCGATCCAGCAGGCAGAACTCGTTCCCCTCCGGATCGGCGAGTACGACGAAGGGCTCGGTACCACGCTGCCCCACGTCGACCCGACGCGCACCGAGAGTAATCAACCGGTCCAGTTCCTCGGCCGGGTCGCCTGCCGCAGCGCTCCGGCGGCTCAGCCGCGGCGCAGTGTCAGCAGGGTGATCTCGCTCGGCGCGAATATCCGCAGCGGCGGGCCCCAGAAGCCGGTACCACGGCTGGTGTAGAGCCGGGTCCGCCCGCCGTG from Plantactinospora sp. BC1 carries:
- a CDS encoding ABC transporter ATP-binding protein, with protein sequence MTGTLLRIDNLSCRFGGLWANRDVSFEVAQGAIVGLIGPNGAGKSTLFSMVAGAQRPTSGRLEFDGRDVTGWPPHRAARAGVGRTFQLMRVFGSMSVLDNLTTAAFARHPRLRDARRRAGEVAELTGLGPVLDSPAASLTAAWKKRLEMGRALATEPKLLLLDEVLSGLTPTEAREAVEIVRGINRGGVTILMVEHVMEVIMPLCHRVVVLHYGQKISEGTPEQVAHDPTVVEAYLGKAL
- a CDS encoding branched-chain amino acid ABC transporter permease — encoded protein: MSAPTVLRRPSPTRLGTSPARRLPAWGTAVLILAVLAAYPLVFADSAAHNIGILALTFGIAATGWNLLGGYTGQISFGHALYFGTGAYTTALLVRQGWSPWLAIGLSLPLAALLAAAVGWPCFRLRHHYYSIATIAVAEIVFILVTNLPGLGQANGWELPVVESSLANLQFSLLDKRPYYYVALGFFCLAALAVWLFLRGRAGNYVRAIRDDQEAAAAVGIDVHRYKLAAAALSGAITALAGGYYVMYVLFVDPPSGLGLDLSVSFTLMAVLGGVGRFWGPLLGAWVLVFVQDVTRQEFSGSGRSIDLLLYGALIVLVSITEPGGLLAIGQRLWAPVGRRLRRTPGGKAGAEPAGSAEVKA
- a CDS encoding branched-chain amino acid ABC transporter permease codes for the protein MTDLLQSVVNGLLIGAVFALVAVGLTLIYGVMDVINFAHGEMVMLGMYTSFFAWSLLGLDPLLSIPLAGVSIALTGALMYFGAVGRVLGKSPLAQVIVTFGLQVFLRGLAQFLWTPNTRTVPRPWAAGLRWEIGPVVIGGPQVIMAVGALLATGAVAYFMNRTRLGGAVRAAGEDPAAASLMGIDPRRMYALCWVIAGLATGVAGALLMNSYSASPTAGVSFVLMAFVVVAFGGFGSITGAALAGLLVGVAQGVVGLYAPSYTLAAALALYLVVVLVRPQGLLGTR
- a CDS encoding ABC transporter substrate-binding protein; this translates as MRRITSGAAALVLAAALAGCGGSDGAGATDEVKLAGLWPLSGPNATQGTDVLHGAELAVDVVNNDHPGLDLPLGPGKGLPGLGGAPVKLITGDTQGKPEVGAGEVDRLVTGEKVAAVIGSYQSGVTLTASQRAERLGVPFVNEASSSVALTERGLKWFFRTGPTDETFARSMFDYLKARQAAGAQIRSVGVFHSNDQFGNDGAGVTEKVAAEAGLPVTVNVGFDPTAADLGSQVAQVRSRNPDVLFVLAYTDAAIKLMKTLDQLDYYPPALLAYGTGFADPAFATGLGALANGASTRAAWSGEIAEKRPAAKTVADLFQQRYGAPMTENSARAFTAVLTLAQAIDTARSVEPAKIRDALRGLNVPGEKTIMPWTGITFDDKGQNTGAAGVVEQMIEGKYRVVFPADLSSVQPIWPMNQAQR
- a CDS encoding LamB/YcsF family protein, with the protein product MSVILDLNSDLGEGFGVWELGDDMALLSVVTSANVACGFHGGDPTIMRRVCAEAISRDVSIGAHVGYRDLAGFGRRAIDMEPDRLSDDVLYQLAALDGIARSEGGRVRYVKPHGALYNRTVTDQAQAAAVVTAVSAYDPSLPILGLPGSQLLRQAAEVGLKAVREAFADRGYRSDGSLAKRGSPGALVTDPDAVARRCVKMATTGQVAAVDGAPVSVRARSICVHGDTPGAVQLARQVHTALQEAGVSLASFV
- a CDS encoding GntR family transcriptional regulator translates to MTWLAKLQDDRSLITRASTAQRVAEILRARITEGALLPGTRLSEEMIGAALGVSRNTLRESFRLLMHERLVVHELNRGVFVRVLDVQDVVDIYRVRRVLECAAVSNARNSPAEAMDAIEAALVEGEQAAAQQRWFDVGTANMQFHQAIAGLAGSPRIEEIMRQALAEIRLAFHVMAAPQTFHQPYLDRHRELLELIRGGEVERAHAVLDDYLRTAERQLVDAYVDGVPESVAARR